In Coleofasciculaceae cyanobacterium, the following are encoded in one genomic region:
- a CDS encoding photosystem I assembly protein Ycf4: protein MTTNQTKQQTLRHDILGSRRLSNLLWAVIVTIGGIGFLLAGLSSYFKTNLLIVSDTSELQFIPQGVALTFYGVAGSLLATYLWLLLVWNVGGGYNEFDKDTGKVTIARQGYPGKNRRVEVEIPIEEVQSVRVEIREGLSPKRALYLRSKKRRDIPLTRVGEPIALATLENQGAELARFLQIPLEGL from the coding sequence ATGACAACCAATCAAACGAAACAACAAACATTAAGACATGATATTCTTGGCTCTCGCAGACTAAGTAATTTGCTGTGGGCAGTTATAGTAACAATAGGCGGAATAGGATTCTTGTTGGCTGGTCTATCTAGCTATTTTAAAACCAATTTGTTAATTGTTTCGGATACTAGCGAATTACAGTTTATTCCCCAAGGAGTTGCTCTAACTTTTTATGGTGTAGCAGGATCACTTCTGGCTACATACCTATGGCTACTTTTGGTTTGGAATGTAGGTGGTGGCTACAACGAATTTGATAAAGACACAGGTAAAGTAACGATCGCACGTCAAGGGTATCCTGGCAAAAATCGACGGGTAGAAGTTGAGATTCCCATAGAAGAAGTGCAGTCTGTTCGAGTCGAAATAAGAGAAGGATTAAGTCCTAAGCGAGCTTTATATTTGCGCTCTAAAAAAAGAAGAGATATTCCTTTGACCCGAGTTGGCGAACCCATAGCACTTGCGACTTTAGAAAACCAAGGAGCAGAGCTAGCAAGATTTTTACAAATTCCTTTAGAAGGATTGTAG
- a CDS encoding photosystem II D2 protein (photosystem q(a) protein), which yields MTIAVGRAPAKRGIFDAVDDWLKRDRFVFVGWSGILLFPCAYMAIGGWLTCTTFVTSWYTHGLASSYLEGCNFLTVAASTPADSMGHSLLFLWGPEAGWSFTRWCQIGGLWAFIALHGAFALIGFMLRQFEISRLVGIRPYNAIAFSAPIAVFVSVFLLYPL from the coding sequence ATGACAATAGCAGTAGGACGCGCGCCAGCCAAACGCGGCATCTTTGATGCGGTAGACGACTGGCTCAAGCGCGATCGCTTTGTATTCGTAGGATGGTCAGGAATCCTGCTCTTCCCCTGTGCCTACATGGCAATTGGAGGATGGCTAACCTGCACCACATTCGTAACCAGCTGGTACACTCACGGATTAGCTTCTTCTTACCTAGAAGGATGTAACTTCCTAACCGTAGCAGCATCAACACCCGCAGACAGCATGGGACACTCCCTGTTATTTTTATGGGGACCAGAGGCAGGGTGGAGTTTCACCCGCTGGTGTCAAATCGGGGGACTGTGGGCGTTTATCGCGCTACACGGTGCTTTTGCGCTAATTGGCTTCATGCTCAGACAATTTGAAATCTCGCGTTTAGTCGGAATACGACCTTATAACGCGATCGCTTTTAGTGCGCCCATCGCCGTATTTGTCTCAGTATTTTTGCTTTATCCACTA